The DNA window GGGATGATCTCTTTTGCTATCGCATTTTTAGTGATTATCGTTTATATCATTTTCTATTATGGTGGTGCAGGGGTGTACGCTGTAATTGCTATGATCATCAACTTATTCTACATTTTCGGAATTATGGATTCCGTTGATGCTACCCTTACACTTCCTGGTATTGCTGGTATTGTTCTTACAATGGCCATGGCCGTGGATACGAACGTAATTATCTATGAAAGGACCAAGGAAGAATTATTTGCCGGCAAAAATATTTTAGAAGCATATAAAGATGGTTTCAAGCACGCTTTAAGCGCTATTGTTGATGGTCACTTAACGACGTTATTAACAGCGGGAGTACTTTTCCTTTTCGGAACAGGACCTATTAAAGGATTTGCTTTAACGCTGGGTATTGGTATACTAATGACTTTCTTTACTTCGGTATTGATTTCAAGAACGATGATCTTTGCTAGATTGAATAAAGGAAAACAACTTTCTGTTTGGACTCCTCCTACGAAGAACTTATTCAGAAATACCTGGATCGACTTTATTGGAAAAAGAAAATATGCTTATATTATCTCTTTAGTATTAACAGTAATCAGTATCGGATCTATTTTTATCCACGGATTTAAATATGGAATTGACTTTACCGGTGGTAGAAACTACGTTGTAAGATTTGATAAGGATGTAAATGCAGAAGATATTGAACAGAATTTAGTAAAAATATTCAAAACTGAAGATGGTAAAAATTCATCTGTTGAAGCTAAAACTTTTGGAAATGCCAATCAATTAAAGATTTCTACGGATTATCTTATTGACGATGAATCTCTGAAAGCTGACCAAACTGTTGAACAGAAGCTATATGAAGGTTTAAAAACAAGTCTGCCAGCTAATATTTCATTGCATGATTTCAAATCTGCAGATAAAGAACATGCGGGAATTATCTCTTCTGAGAAAGTAGGACCTACTGTTGCTGATGATATCAAAACTCACGGTATTCTTGCAGTTGTAGCTGCTTTAGGAGGTATCTTCCTTTATATCTTGGTGAGATTTAGAAAATGGCAATTCTCTCTTGGTGCTGTTGCGGCGTTATTCCATGATGCAGTTATTATTTTAGGAACCTATTCGTTGCTTCACAAATACATGCCTTTCAACATGGAGATCAACCAGGATTTCATTGCTGCGATCTTAACAGTACTTGGATACTCTATCAATGATACCGTTATTATCTTTGACAGAATTAGAGAGTATTTAAGAGAGAAGAAATCTTTAACATTGGCAGGATTATTTGATGATTCAATTTCTAGTACGCTAGGTAGAACATTCAACACTTCATTTACAACAATCCTTGTTATTTTGGCGATCTTTATTTTCGGTGGAGATAACCTTAGAGGATTTATGTTTGCGATGTTAATTGGTATTGGTTTCGGTACATATTCATCCATATTCATTGCTTCGGCTATTGCATATGATTTCCTGAAATCAGGAAAAGAAGAAGAGGTACACGGAAAAACTACTTCGAGCAAAGAAGTACTTGCTTCAAAATAATTATACTACAATAAATAAAAAAGAGCCTTTCAAGCGAAAGGCTCTTTTTTATTTATAAGCTTCGGGTTTCAAGTTCAATGGTAGGAAAATAAATGAAAATAGTGTTTCTGGGAAGAAGAAGTAGTTGATACAATATTCCGAAAAACTTGAAACCCGGAATCCGGAACTGAATAGTAGACAATTCACTATCCATATTAATTATTCATAATTTAGAATCATTAGTTCTCTATATTTCGTTATTTTTGCAGAATTATGGAAAATTCAAGGAAAAAAGCTGCCATGAGCTTTATTTTTATAACACTATTAATTGATATCACTGGATGGGGTATCATTATCCCTGTTGTTCCTAAATTAATTGAAGAACTTATTCATGCAGATATTAGTGAGGCAGCGAAATATGGTGGGTGGCTTGGTTTTGCTTATGCATTCACCCAGTTCATATTTTCACCAGTTGTTGGAAACCTCAGTGATAAATATGGACGAAGACCTATTATTCTGATTTCACTTTTTGGATTTTCAATAGATTACATTTTCCTCGCATTAGCTCCAAGTATATGGTGGCTTTTTTTAGGAAGAATTATTGCCGGAGTTACAGGAGCCAGTATTACCACTGCCAGTGCCTATATTGCTGATATTTCTACAGATAGCGACAGAGCTAAAAACTTTGGATTGATAGGAGCTGCTTTTGGCCTGGGATTCATTATAGGTCCGGTTTTAGGTGGAGTCTTAGGTCATTATGGTGCAAGAGTCCCATTCTATGCTGCGGCTGGTTTATGTTTATTAAACTTTCTTTATGGATATTTTATTTTACCTGAAAGTTTGGATAAAGACAAGCGTCGTGAATTTAGTTGGAAACGTGCTAACCCTGTAGGATCATTTAAATTTTTGGGAAAGCATCCAGAAATTTCAGGATTAATAGTGGCACTTATTTTAATCTATATTGCCGGTCATGCTGTGCAGAGTAACTGGAGTTTTTATACGATGTATAAGTTTAACTGGACAGAAAGAATGGTAGGGTTGTCCCTTGGTGCCGTAGGTCTTTTAGTAGGACTAGTACAAGGTGGTCTGATACGTTGGACAACACCGAGGTTGGGTGAGCAGAAGAGTATTTATTATGGACTGGCTTTATATGCAATTGGGATGTTGCTGTTTGCTTTTGCTACAGAAGGATGGATGATGTTTGCTTTTCTGATTCCTTATTGTTTAGGTGGAATTTGTGGGCCTGCACTTCAATCGGTCATTACAAAAAGTGTTCCTTCCAATGAACAGGGTGAACTTCAGGGAGCATTGACGAGTTTAATGAGCGCAACAGCGATTATTGGACCTCCTATGATGACGAATTTATTCTACTATTTTACACACGATGAAGCGCCATTTAAATTTTCAGGAGCTCCTTTCTTCTTGGCTTTTATCTTAATGGCAGTGAGTGTTGTTATTACATATTATGGATCTCAAAAAAGTAAAGACATAAAAAAATAATACATTTTGAAATATAAAAAAGCGGGGAATCAAATGTGATTCCCCGCTTTCAGTTGAATATAATATAGTTAAAATAATGTATTATGGATAAAGTGATTTAGTACCATTACTTACAATATTGCTTCCCAATCCTGAGAATGATACTGAAAAGTTGCTTGAATTAAAGCTTAAAGAACCTGTCGGAGTACACAGACCAAGTGCATATCTGCATTGTCCGTAAGCACCTGTCCTCTTAATTACTTTACTTTCACTTTTGGCTTTCCCTAAGCTGATATTACCCCAATCGCTCACATCAGTGTTTGAAACCGTAGAACCGTTATAATAAATGGTTATTTTATATCCGGCTTCACCTCTCTTTGATCCCCACAACCATTTTGCAGTCCACCATTCTTTAAACCATTTAGAAACGACCTTGGCCTGAGTATCAGTAGAAGTCTCAACATTACTGCCTCTATCCATCATTACCAATCCACCAAGAACATTATCCCAGATAATTCCATCTTTATTATAAAAACATAACGAGGTAAACTGTTCTCCTTTATGATTCCATGTGATTTCAAGAACATCAGTGTTCATTTTTACTTCTTGTGCAATGACATCGGTAAGCCCTTTTTGAGCTGCAGATAATTCTTCACCAGAATTAAAACTTCCTATTTTTCCCACTTTTACTGAGTTAGGATCAGTGATGTTGCCAAATGCAACATAGGTGTCTTTACTCGAAATTAAATTCTGGGAAATTGCAATGCCTCTTTCAGTAGAAAGTGTCCCCAGAACATTAATACCTGTAATTTGAAGATCATTTTTCAAATATTGCTCAAGATTCTTTTTAGATTCTTCCAATTGTATTTGAACATTGTTGGAAAGTGTTTGGGCAGGGCTCAGTTCCTTTTTTAAATCAGAAATGGATTCCTTTTTTGTCGCATTGTCCTGAAGTACCTCAGTGCTTTCATTTTGACAGCTGGTTAAAGATAATACCATTGCCAGCGCAAAAAGTTTAAAAGTAGTTACTAATTTTTTCATAGTTTAATATTTGTAGTTGTGTGGAATAAATCTAATAAAAAAAACCATATAATTCTTTATATAGAGAATTAATTATTAATTAATTTTAAATGTATTTAATGTTAAACTATTGTTATCCTCAAATAAAATATTATAAAGCCCTGAAATAAATATTCTTAAAATTTGTTTAAAATTTTGGATTCTACATTATATATGTATAATCTTTTGTAATTTTACACCATGGAATTAAGCATTGGAGAAATGGCATTGATTGCAGTTGCAATCGTTGTATTATTCGGACCGGATAAACTTCCTCAAATAGCGCGTGACTTAGGAGCAGGCGTAAGAAAGATGCGTGGGGCGGTGGAAGACATTAAAACTGAGATCATGAAAGAAACAGATAACCCTGTTTCTGAAATCAAGCGTGAGATCGAAAAAGTAAAAGATGCTGCAAAAGATTTCAATCCGATGAAGAATATCGAAAAAGATATTCTTACGGAACCTTCTTCTTCTGAACCTGAAAAGCCAAAGCCTTCTGAAGATGAAACTTATGAAGGACCTGTAAGCAGATAATCGATGGAAGAAATTATTCAAGAGGATAAGAAGGTCTTTTTGTTTCTCAATAATTTGGGCGACTCTTCTTTTGATCAGTTTTGGATGCTGATTTCCAGTACCTGGATATGGGTTCCGCTTTATATTATATTTCTTTATTTTCTATATAAAAACTACAAACTAAAATCTTTAGTTTATATTCTTTTATTTGTACTGATAGGAACTACGGTTTCTGATCAGGTTGCAAGTATATTCAAACACGGAGTAGAGCGATTAAGGCCATGCCATGATCCTAGCTTGGAGCATTACATGAGGATTGTAAAATGTGGTGGACAGTTTGGATTCTATTCTGCCCATGCTTCAAATACTTTCTTTTTGGCAACTTATTTAAGTGTTTTATTAAAAAAGAAACTCAATTGGTTTCCTTATGCTATATTTGTATGGGCTGCAGTAGTTTCTTACAGCCGTATATATTTAGGAGTGCATTTTCCGATAGATATTTTGGTGGGGGCGTTTGTTGGACTTTTATTGGGAGTGATATTTGGTGCACTCGCAAAAAAAGTGATCAATAAACAAACTATAACCACATGAAAAAATTTTTATTCCTTCTAACATTAGCGATAACATCTGCTAATCTTTATTCCCAGGACTCAAAAACAGCTGAAGAATGCTTTAAAAAAGCGGATTATAAATGTGCTGAAGAGCAATATTCTAAACTGGCTGAAAAAGAACAGATTCAGAAATATCGATCTGAGTACTATAACAATTTAGGGACGGCACAAAGAAGACTAGGTAAAACGCCTCAAGCCTTTAAATCCTACGAATCTGCCTTAAGAGCAAATCCACTGTCTGCATCAGTATATGCTAATTTAGCTTCATTAAACAGCCAGAAAGGAACCAAAGAAAAAGCTTTGGACTATATTGACAAAGGATTGCAGATTGATCCTGAAAATGTAGATATGTACCTAACGAGATCTAAAATTTATGATAGCCAAGGAAAAAAAGACTTAGCTATTAAAGATTTAAATCAGATCCTTGCCTTCGCACCAGAGAATATCTTTGCAAGAACAGGTTTAGCCAATCTGAAAAAGAATAATGGTGATCTTGAGGGTGCCTTGAAAGATTATAATCAGCTTATCTCTGAAAAACCTGAGTCGTTACTTTACAATGGGCGTGCAGATCTGTATTTAAAAATGAAAAAATCAAAAGAAGCTTTGGCAGATATTAATAAAGCCATTTCTATTGATCCTAAATTTGCTCAGTCATACGTAACAAAAGCTTTAATCCTATTCGATACTCAAAAACCTAAGGAAGCATGCACTAATCTGGAGAAAGCTGTAGCTGTGGGTTATGAAAAGGCTCTTCTAGCTCCACATTTTGCTAAATGTGTTATAAAACAGAATTAATCATTGTGATAAGGTTTTCCCTGTAAGATCTGATCAGCACGATACAGCTGTTCCACAATAAATAAACGGATCATCTGATGGGTAAATGTCATTTTAGATAATGACATTTTTTCATTGGCTCTATTATATATTTCTTCTGAAAAACCATAGGCACCCCCAATCAGAATATTAATTTTCTTGACTGATGAATTCATCCATACATCTATTTTTTGAGCAAACTCTCTACTTGTAAATTGTTTTCCTTTCTCATCTAAAATTACGACCAGATCATTTTTATCGATTTGATTCATAAAAAGTTTGGCTTCTTCTTTTTTTAAAAGATCCGAAGAAAGGTTTTTTGCATTTTTAATATCAGGGATTTCTACTATTTCAAAATTCCAATGCTTAGGAAGGCGGGTGAGATAATAGCAGATCAAAGAAGTAATTTCTTTATCATCTGTTTTTCCAATACAGAGTAAGTTGATTCGCATGGGATGTAATCAATTTTAATGAGGGCAAAGATATTCATAATTTAAGGAATTATTTCTTATTTTTTTAATGCTTTTTGTTCATTATGATCCAAAAGCAACGTACCTAAATGTATTCTAAGTTTAAAAAAAACTGTATTTTTACGTAACCAACAGCACGTGATGACATTGAGATTAATCTCCTGTATATTTTTATATTTCCCCTTAACTTCTTTTAGCCAGGAGGTTACAGGTGATGATGAAAAAAAAATTGATGAGGATAAAAATAAAATTTCAATAGTCGCAGGGGTAAGTTATGTTAATAATTCTTTTGGGGTTCGTTTTCAAAAGGAAACCTTCAGGCTGAAGCCTAACGATTCTTTTTATACCGAATTTTTTGTAAGATACAGATGGCTGGATACGAGTATTTCTTTTACACCTAAATTAATTAAAATAAATAATGACGATGATATTAAGGGGAAGACCAAATATTTTAGTGTTGGTTTTGCCTTTTTCCTGACCCCAAAGCTTAGACAAATGGTAGGATATAACCAGATCAAAGGATTATATTTTGAGGATACAAAAAGATATATGACCATGCTAATGGAGGGGCTGAATTTAAATATAAGTGACGCATATTTTCAATTTCCCGATGCAAAATACCGCTCTTTTAAAGGAGAAACAAGTTACCTATGGCTTGGAAATAAGGAAAACTACAGAAGTTATACAAATATGACGTATCAGCCTTTGAAAAATGATTTTGTTATTATTACAGGCTTGTTTTATCAGTATAATATATTGAGTGATTCGGATAGAGCGATATATCTGGGGGAAGTTTTAGATGGTGGAGAGGGAAGTTCTGCTACTAAAGACCTTAGGTTAGCATTAAGGACGGGAGCAGGTATCCAAAGGGTAATTAATAATAACTGGTACGCTGTGGTTGAATTTTATCCTCAACTTTATTATTCAAAATTACTCGATGAAGCTTTTCATGAATTCAATATAGGAGTCAATTCTAATGTCAGAGTTGGCTATGATAATGGAAAATGGTTTATAGGAGCAGGTACCCAGTTAAACTGGGTAAATAGTTCAAATGAGAATTTCTATTCTTCTACCCAGTGGCAGTTTAGGGCTGGAATAGGATTAAGGTTTAATTCTCCAAAATTTGTCAATAGAAATTTTGATAAAATAGATAATATTCTAAAATAATTATGGGTATAAAAGTTCCTAATTTTATCTTGAAAATTCAAGAATTCTTAGACGATATACATATTCCTGTACTGGGAATATCACTTTGGCAGATGTTTCAAATTTATATTTCAGGTATATTTAAAGATAAAATAGGAAGAAAGGCCGCAGCTATTTCATGGAGCTTTACAATAAGTCTGTTCCCGTTTCTCCTCTTTTTGTTATCTGTTTTACCTTATATGCCTCATTATGATAAACTGCATTTTTATATTTTTGAAGTTTTAATCCACAATGTTTTTCCATCAAATATGGAAACGGATGTGCGGGGATATATTGAAAAAAGTATTATTCCCAATATGAGGGGGATCAGTAATTTAACGATCGTTCTGGCATTGGTTTTTGCAACAAATGGAACTTTCTCGCTGATCAATGGATTTAATGAAAATTCAGATGAAAAACTCACTGATGTAAAAGAATTTATACTTTCTTTTTTTATTACAATTGGTTTTATAACCATCGTATTCTTAGCTCTTTTTGGAGTCTATTATGTAGAAGTCGTGCTTAAATTATTTACACCTACACATAACGTTTCATGGTTAGTGAAAAACCTATCCAAAATTATAGGATTTGTATCTTTTCCTCTTTTTTACTTTATTTTACTTGCTATGTTTTACTGGTTGGGAACTGTGAAAATCGCCAGATTCAGACAAGCGGTTCCAGGGGCTATTTTAACGACAGTTCTTTTTGTTCTTACTACCTATATTTTTGCTATTTATGTAAAAGATATTGCGAGATACAACGTTTTGTACGGCTCTATTGGAAGTATGATCCTTTTAATGGTTTGGGTAAATGTAAATGTCTATCTTCTTTTATTTGGCAATGAGCTTAATATGGCTATCAGAAAGCTTAGAATAGAAAAATTACTGTCAGATGAACTTCACAAAGATATGCTAACAGGCTATCCTACAAAGGATGAGAATAATAAAAAAGATTTTGATTAAATTCATAAGCATCTCATAATATTTAACGTTAATTATTCAAAAACTGTTGAATAATTTTTTTTGTTAATAGAATTGTATTAATTTAGTTATCAATAGGGAATCTGATATTCTCATATAAACTAAATCTATTTATTATGAAAAACATTAAAAAATTAACGAGAGATGAGCTGAAAATCGTAAAAGGAGGAATAGCTTGCAGAACAGACGATGGTGGTTGTCCAGGAACCAATACGTATTGTTGTAACGGACTTTGTAGACTGATAACTTATGTTTGTCCATAAAAACAAAAAGAGAGCCCAATAGCTCTCTTTTATATTTCAATATTATTCTTCATTATCTTCGTTAATGAATCTGTTTCTTTTAGAACTCATACTTAGTATGGTAACTCCTAAAACGGCAGATAAGAATGATGCGATTAGAATAGCAAATTTTGCCTCATCCTGAATCTCAATTTCATTTTTGAATGAAAGCAGAGCTATGAAAATAGACATCGTGAAACCAATTCCTGCCAGTAAGCCAACCCCCAGCATATGTGCCCATGAACTGTTATGTGGGAGTGAACTTAATTTAAGTTTGATAGCAATAAATGAGAATAAATTAATACCAATTAATTTTCCTATAACCAAACCACCTATAATTCCCAGTCCTAATGTACTTACCAGACCTTCAACCATTCCATTGTGAAATGTAATATTGGTATTGGTTAAAGCAAATATAGGCATGATAATAAAACTTACAGGGAGATGTAATGTATGCTCTAGTTTTTCTAAAGGAGATATTTTAACATTGGACGCATTCGTAGGAATTGATAATGCTAATAATACCCCGGCAATGGTAGCATGGATTCCGGAATGATGTAAAAAATACCATAAAAATAAACCGGGAACGATGTAGAAAACAAGTTTTGTAACCTTTAAAAAGTTTAAAAGAAAAAGCAGAGCGACAATTCCGAAGGATAAAATTAAATATATCCAATGGATCTGGTCTGTATAAAAAATGGCAATCACCAAAATAGCGCCCAGGTCATCAACAATAGCAAGGGCAGCAAGAAAGATCTTGATAGAGTTAGGGATCTTACTCCCCAGCATAGAAATAAGTGCTAAGGAAAATGCAATATCCGTTGCCATTGGAATTCCCCATCCGTTGCTGTATTCTGTACCTGAATTGAAAAGAGTATAAATTGTTGCCGGAACCAGCATTCCGCCTATAGCTGCAAAAATAGGGAGCGATGCATTTTTGAAAGATGAAAGCTCTCCCTCTACCAATTCTCTTTTTATTTCCAGACCGACCAAAAGAAAGAAAATAGCCATAAGGCCATCATTGATCCATATGTGGATTGGATATTTTAAATGAAAAAGATCGATGCCTGTCTCCTTATCCAATAAGTTTTGAAAACTGCCTGCTAATGTTGAATTGGCAATCAGTAAAGACACGACAACACAAAAAATAAGGATTATTCCTGACGATTGACTGTTATTGAAAAATTTTTTAAAATAAATTGATAAATTCATGTTTAAGATTGTAATCGTCTCACTCTCGAAACTCCGTTAATATTTTTAAGCTTTTTAAAGGTTTCCTCAAGTTGTCCCTTATTCTTTACTTCCAGGGTAATATTTCCCATAAAAACTCCATTATTGGATTCGATAGACATACTTTTCATATCCATTCCCATTGTTCCGCTGATGACAGCAGTAATATCATTGATCATTCCCATTCTGTCTAGACCTTCAATATCAATTTTCACTCTGTTTTTAAAGCTTTCTGCATTTACCCATTTGGCTGGAATAACCCGGTAATCATATTGGGCTCTAAGGTTAATCGCATTGGGGCAATTATCACTGTGTACTTTTATCCCATCTGAGATCGTAATGAATCCGAAAATTTTATCACCAGGAATTACAGTACAGCATTTTGCATATGTATAGTTTAGTTTTTCTTCATCTTTACCAAAGACGATCATATCAAGGTTTTGTTCCTTCGGCTCTTCGTAATGAACATTTTTCGGCGGCGATTTTCTAAATCTTGACAGCAAGTTATTGAAAACGTTTTTGCTCTCTATATATTTTCTTAAACTGCTAACATCTAATTCATTACTCTGGAATTTTAAAAATAACTCCTGAGATGTTTTTAAATTAAAAAACTTTTGAAGTTTGTTGATCTCCTCATCATTAAAATTGATCTTGGCATGACGAAGTTTTCTTTGTAAAATTTCTTTTCCTTCTTCTACCAATTGGTTCTTTTGCGAATTAAGATAACTTTTGATCTTAGATTTCGCTTTTGATGTTACTACAAATTCCAGCCAGTCGGATTTTGGTTTTTGATTTTGAGAAGATAAAATATCAACCTGATCACCATTTTGAAGAACATAAGAAATAGGAACCAGCTTACCATTGATTTTTGCCCCTAAACATTTCATTCCTAAATCGGAGTGTACAGAAAAGGCAAAATCCAGTGCTGTTGCATTTGTTGGTAGAATTTTAATTTCACCTTTTGGGGTAAATACAAAAACCTCTTTCGAATATAAATTAAGTTTAATATTATCTAAAAGTTCAGAAGTGGAGAGATTCTGTTGTTGTTCCAGTACATCCCGGATCTCTGTTACCCATCTTTCAAAATTTCTGTCATCTGTACTTTGTTTATAGCCTTCCTTATATTTGTAGTGGGCAGCCACACCTTTTTCTGCAATCTCATCCATTCTTTCAGAACGGATTTGTACCTCGATCCACTTTTTGTCCGGACCAAGGACCGTAAGGTGTAAACTTTCATACCCTGTAGAACGGGGCTGAGTAATCCAGTCACGCATTCTCGATGGATTACTGTGGTATACATCCGTTACAATAGAGTAGATCTTCCAGGCTAGAAATTTCTCATTTTTAGCATCAGATCTATAAATAATTCTGATGGCATAATTATCAAAGACCTCTTCGAAAGAAACACCTTGTTTAAGCATTTTTCGGTAAATAGAAGAGACTGCTTTTGCCCGACCCTTTATACTGAAATTCAATCCTTCCTCCTGTAATCTTTCCGAAACTTCTTTTTTGAATTCCTCAATGTATTTTTCACGATTTTCTTTAGCTAATTCTAATTTTTCCGTGATCTCATTGAAAACTTCTGGATTGTTGTACTTCAAAGAAAGATCCTCAAGCTCCGATTTGATGTTATATAACCCGAGACGATGTGCCAGTGGTGCATAAATATAAACGGTTTCTGAAGCAATTTTCTTTTGTTTATCAGGAGCCATACTCTCCAGGGTACGCATATTGTGAAGACGGTCTGCAATTTTGATCAGAATAACCCTGAAATCCTCAGATAACGTTAGTAAAAGCTTTCTGTAGTTTTCAGACTGCACAGAAATATTCTGATGATTCATAATGGATATCTTGGTTAATCCATTAACGATATTGGCTATTTTTTCGCCAAAAATCTTCTTTATATCTTCAAAAGTATAATCAGAATCCTCAATAACATCGTGTAGTAATGCACATGCAATAGAAGTGGCTCCCAAACCGATCTCTGTTGCTACAATTTTAGCCACAGCAATAGGATGGTAAATGTACGGTTCACCAGATTTTCTTCTTTGATCTTTATGTGCATCTAGTGCAATATCAAATGCCTTTCGGATGAGCTTGTTGTTTTCCTCATCAAGAGTCCTGTAGGTATTAGAAATCAGATCTTTATATCTTGCGAGTATCTCTTTATTCTCCTGTTCTAAGTCGTAACTCATTTGTGTAAATGCCTATATTTAAACGAAAATACGAAAATTTTCCCAGTTTTCAAATTACAAAAAATCCGCAGAAAGCTCTACGGATTTTCGGTTATTAGAATTTAGTTTTATTAGAATTTTACCTCGGAGTCAATGCCATGGCTTGAACCTTTGATCTTGACATCAGGGCTATTGTGGATTTCGGCTTTATTTCGAGCGTCAATGTATTTTTTTAAGTTATGGTAATCAGCCTGTTCGATACCCATATTTTCAAATAAATATGTTTTCAGAACAGAGTTTTGACTGAATATATTCCGTGCATTGTCGGTCTGATCAAGATCATTTACGGCGACACTTGCTAAATATTGAGAGCCGTGAGGATGGTCTTCGAGATATACAATGTAATCTGAGTTTCCAAAACCAGAGCTTTCCAGGTCTGTTTCAAGTTTTTTATAATCACTGTGAGATTGAAATAATCCGGCTAATATTTTTGTCATGATCGTGTGTTTTAAATTTCTACTTAAAGGTAATAATTAAATTTCAATTTTTTTGAATAAAATGTAATAAAATTAACTATATAGTAGTTTATCTATAATTTTATGTTAAAATGTTTGATGATCTCTATCAATCGAATGTTTGAATTTTTTGAGACATTAGCACTTGATCAGTTGCTGTATTAATTGTTTTCAGGACTATTGTGTACTTGTCTTAAAAAGCTCAAATTAGCGGTAAAAATAAATAACTATGAAGAGAATTTTACTTGCTTTTTCTTTGTTGTCTTCGTTCTTAGATGCGCAGCAATATAATTGGACCGCTTTTTCTAATCCACCGCCTGCTAGTGGGGTTGGAAGATATGATGACGTCTTTTTTCTTGATGAAAATGTAGGTTGGGCTGCACGTGGAGGAAGTGCTGCTGTTTTTAAAACGATCAATGCCGGTAGCACCTGGACTCAACAGGTTGTAAGTTCCACTCCAAATGAGTATTATCGAAATATTGAGTTTTTAAATGAAAATATTGGCTTTTTAGGAACTTTGAACAATAATTTCTATAAAACTACAGATGGAGGAAGTTCGTGGCAAAGAGTCAATAATATATCACCCTATCCTCAGGGGATCTGTGGTTTGGATTGTGTAGGAACTTCTACTGTTTATGGATGTGGAGCTTGGTTTTATCCAGCTTATATTATAAAATCAACGGATAGTGGGAATACGTGGCAATATATTGACATGTCTGCATATGCTACGGCCTTAGTAGAAATTACTTTTATCGATGAAAATATTGGTTTTGCAGCTGGAAGTGATGATGATGG is part of the Chryseobacterium paludis genome and encodes:
- a CDS encoding DUF4421 family protein; the encoded protein is MTLRLISCIFLYFPLTSFSQEVTGDDEKKIDEDKNKISIVAGVSYVNNSFGVRFQKETFRLKPNDSFYTEFFVRYRWLDTSISFTPKLIKINNDDDIKGKTKYFSVGFAFFLTPKLRQMVGYNQIKGLYFEDTKRYMTMLMEGLNLNISDAYFQFPDAKYRSFKGETSYLWLGNKENYRSYTNMTYQPLKNDFVIITGLFYQYNILSDSDRAIYLGEVLDGGEGSSATKDLRLALRTGAGIQRVINNNWYAVVEFYPQLYYSKLLDEAFHEFNIGVNSNVRVGYDNGKWFIGAGTQLNWVNSSNENFYSSTQWQFRAGIGLRFNSPKFVNRNFDKIDNILK
- a CDS encoding YihY/virulence factor BrkB family protein, coding for MGIKVPNFILKIQEFLDDIHIPVLGISLWQMFQIYISGIFKDKIGRKAAAISWSFTISLFPFLLFLLSVLPYMPHYDKLHFYIFEVLIHNVFPSNMETDVRGYIEKSIIPNMRGISNLTIVLALVFATNGTFSLINGFNENSDEKLTDVKEFILSFFITIGFITIVFLALFGVYYVEVVLKLFTPTHNVSWLVKNLSKIIGFVSFPLFYFILLAMFYWLGTVKIARFRQAVPGAILTTVLFVLTTYIFAIYVKDIARYNVLYGSIGSMILLMVWVNVNVYLLLFGNELNMAIRKLRIEKLLSDELHKDMLTGYPTKDENNKKDFD
- a CDS encoding bacteriocin-like protein: MKNIKKLTRDELKIVKGGIACRTDDGGCPGTNTYCCNGLCRLITYVCP
- the nhaA gene encoding Na+/H+ antiporter NhaA, translated to MNLSIYFKKFFNNSQSSGIILIFCVVVSLLIANSTLAGSFQNLLDKETGIDLFHLKYPIHIWINDGLMAIFFLLVGLEIKRELVEGELSSFKNASLPIFAAIGGMLVPATIYTLFNSGTEYSNGWGIPMATDIAFSLALISMLGSKIPNSIKIFLAALAIVDDLGAILVIAIFYTDQIHWIYLILSFGIVALLFLLNFLKVTKLVFYIVPGLFLWYFLHHSGIHATIAGVLLALSIPTNASNVKISPLEKLEHTLHLPVSFIIMPIFALTNTNITFHNGMVEGLVSTLGLGIIGGLVIGKLIGINLFSFIAIKLKLSSLPHNSSWAHMLGVGLLAGIGFTMSIFIALLSFKNEIEIQDEAKFAILIASFLSAVLGVTILSMSSKRNRFINEDNEE
- a CDS encoding RelA/SpoT family protein, translated to MSYDLEQENKEILARYKDLISNTYRTLDEENNKLIRKAFDIALDAHKDQRRKSGEPYIYHPIAVAKIVATEIGLGATSIACALLHDVIEDSDYTFEDIKKIFGEKIANIVNGLTKISIMNHQNISVQSENYRKLLLTLSEDFRVILIKIADRLHNMRTLESMAPDKQKKIASETVYIYAPLAHRLGLYNIKSELEDLSLKYNNPEVFNEITEKLELAKENREKYIEEFKKEVSERLQEEGLNFSIKGRAKAVSSIYRKMLKQGVSFEEVFDNYAIRIIYRSDAKNEKFLAWKIYSIVTDVYHSNPSRMRDWITQPRSTGYESLHLTVLGPDKKWIEVQIRSERMDEIAEKGVAAHYKYKEGYKQSTDDRNFERWVTEIRDVLEQQQNLSTSELLDNIKLNLYSKEVFVFTPKGEIKILPTNATALDFAFSVHSDLGMKCLGAKINGKLVPISYVLQNGDQVDILSSQNQKPKSDWLEFVVTSKAKSKIKSYLNSQKNQLVEEGKEILQRKLRHAKINFNDEEINKLQKFFNLKTSQELFLKFQSNELDVSSLRKYIESKNVFNNLLSRFRKSPPKNVHYEEPKEQNLDMIVFGKDEEKLNYTYAKCCTVIPGDKIFGFITISDGIKVHSDNCPNAINLRAQYDYRVIPAKWVNAESFKNRVKIDIEGLDRMGMINDITAVISGTMGMDMKSMSIESNNGVFMGNITLEVKNKGQLEETFKKLKNINGVSRVRRLQS